Proteins from one Halovivax limisalsi genomic window:
- a CDS encoding translation initiation factor eIF-1A has product MSEESGRRNLRMPSNDEVFAVVTDHLGGNHVQLRCADGVERLGRIPGRMKYRTWIEEDDVVVAEPWDWQDEKATIEWRYTNQDATQLRREGHID; this is encoded by the coding sequence GTGAGTGAAGAATCCGGGCGGCGGAACCTCCGCATGCCCTCGAACGACGAAGTTTTCGCGGTGGTCACCGACCACCTCGGAGGCAACCACGTGCAGCTGCGCTGTGCTGACGGTGTCGAGCGACTCGGTCGGATCCCCGGTCGAATGAAGTACCGGACCTGGATCGAAGAGGACGACGTCGTCGTCGCGGAGCCGTGGGACTGGCAGGACGAGAAGGCGACCATCGAGTGGCGCTACACCAACCAGGACGCCACGCAGCTGCGCCGCGAAGGCCACATCGACTGA
- a CDS encoding UbiA family prenyltransferase, with product MAVARHGTGVRSGLRAFASQVHPVFMLPPVAASLFGGVLAAGTDPLAAALHAVAIFAAVYTAHVKDGYVDFHLRDEDDDHPLTVTGCLLGLGGATALFGAALLGLATRVDLVAAGLTLPTWLIAYLHAPQLDMHPIGATMGYPVGIGLAILGGYYVQVGVVGSLALAFAAVFVVVLTGIKVVDDTTDVAYDRSIGKRSVAVAVGPRRAIELAYGLIAAGLVGCLGFVAIGLFPPGSVVAVAVLAAVALVARRGGPEIATMLLIRGCYVFLAVLVAAVWFEPLGRVL from the coding sequence ATGGCCGTCGCTCGCCACGGAACCGGCGTCCGATCGGGTCTCCGGGCGTTCGCCTCGCAGGTCCACCCGGTGTTCATGCTGCCGCCCGTCGCCGCGTCGCTGTTCGGCGGCGTTCTCGCCGCCGGGACCGACCCGTTGGCGGCCGCGTTACACGCAGTCGCGATCTTCGCCGCGGTGTACACGGCCCACGTCAAGGACGGCTACGTCGACTTTCACCTTCGCGACGAGGACGACGATCACCCGCTCACCGTCACCGGCTGTCTCCTGGGACTCGGCGGCGCGACGGCGCTCTTCGGCGCCGCGCTGCTCGGGCTGGCTACGCGCGTCGATCTCGTCGCCGCCGGATTGACGCTGCCGACCTGGCTGATCGCGTACCTCCACGCGCCGCAGCTCGACATGCACCCGATCGGCGCGACGATGGGGTATCCGGTCGGGATCGGCCTGGCGATCCTCGGCGGCTATTACGTTCAGGTCGGCGTCGTCGGATCGCTCGCGCTCGCGTTCGCGGCCGTCTTCGTCGTCGTCCTCACCGGGATCAAGGTGGTCGACGACACGACCGACGTCGCCTACGACCGATCGATCGGAAAGCGGTCCGTCGCCGTCGCCGTCGGTCCGCGGCGAGCGATCGAACTGGCGTACGGGTTGATTGCGGCCGGCCTGGTCGGCTGTCTGGGATTCGTCGCCATCGGTCTCTTCCCGCCGGGAAGCGTCGTCGCCGTCGCCGTCCTCGCCGCCGTCGCGCTCGTCGCCCGGCGCGGCGGTCCCGAGATCGCCACGATGCTGTTGATCCGGGGCTGTTACGTCTTCCTCGCGGTCCTCGTGGCGGCGGTCTGGTTCGAACCGCTCGGGCGCGTTCTGTAG
- a CDS encoding pyridoxal phosphate-dependent aminotransferase translates to MTGFSTRVENVSISGIREVFEAAGEDAINLGLGQPDFPTPEHASRAAIEAIESHETDPYTSNKGTEALREAIVGAYDRSIDPSDVIATAGGSEALHLALEAHVDAGQEVVFPDPGFVAYDALTNLAGGVPKPVALREDLTIDPAAVEDAITDDTAAFIVNSPGNPTGAVASEDDVREFARIADEHDVLCISDEVYEHIVFDGEHHSPMAYAETDNVVTIGACSKTYSMTGWRLGWVTGSHRRIERMLRVHQYVQACASAPAQYAAEAALSGPQDPVEEMVATFEDRRDLVVDGLEDAGLTVPTPAGAFYAMPEVPEGWCEEVLDRGVVVVPGGAFGEHGEGYARLSYATGTEELKEALEIIDDATRAVR, encoded by the coding sequence GGACGCGATCAACCTCGGCCTCGGGCAACCGGACTTCCCGACGCCCGAGCACGCCTCGCGGGCGGCGATCGAGGCGATCGAGTCACACGAGACGGATCCGTACACGTCGAACAAGGGGACGGAAGCGCTGCGCGAAGCGATCGTCGGCGCCTACGACCGCTCGATCGACCCGAGCGACGTTATCGCGACGGCCGGGGGAAGCGAGGCGCTGCACCTCGCGCTCGAGGCCCACGTCGATGCCGGTCAGGAGGTCGTCTTTCCCGATCCCGGCTTCGTCGCCTACGACGCGCTGACGAACCTCGCCGGCGGGGTCCCGAAGCCGGTCGCGTTGCGCGAGGACCTCACGATCGACCCGGCTGCCGTCGAGGATGCCATCACCGACGACACCGCGGCGTTCATCGTCAACAGTCCCGGGAATCCGACGGGTGCGGTCGCCTCCGAGGACGACGTGCGCGAGTTCGCCCGCATCGCCGACGAGCACGACGTGCTCTGCATCTCCGACGAGGTCTACGAGCACATCGTCTTCGACGGCGAGCACCACTCGCCGATGGCGTACGCGGAGACGGATAACGTCGTCACGATCGGCGCCTGTTCGAAGACCTACTCGATGACCGGCTGGCGGCTGGGCTGGGTGACGGGGTCGCACCGACGCATCGAACGGATGCTGCGCGTCCACCAGTACGTCCAGGCTTGCGCCTCCGCACCCGCCCAGTACGCGGCCGAGGCGGCCCTCTCCGGGCCGCAGGACCCGGTCGAGGAGATGGTCGCCACGTTCGAGGATCGTCGCGACCTCGTGGTCGACGGGCTGGAGGACGCCGGGTTGACGGTCCCGACGCCGGCGGGCGCGTTCTACGCGATGCCCGAGGTCCCCGAGGGCTGGTGCGAGGAAGTACTCGATCGCGGCGTCGTCGTTGTCCCGGGCGGGGCGTTCGGCGAGCACGGCGAGGGCTACGCCCGCCTCTCCTACGCGACGGGGACGGAGGAGCTGAAGGAGGCGCTCGAAATCATCGACGACGCGACGCGAGCGGTCCGGTAG
- a CDS encoding thiamine pyrophosphate-binding protein, whose protein sequence is MTETTGADLFVDALEGYGVEYVFGNPGTTELPVVDAISEGDLDYILGLHEDVAVGMAGGYAQARRYHAHHDPNVTPVGVANLHIAPGLAHGLGNLYAAKMVGAPLVVTAGNHGTDFRHEEPILSGDLAAMADQFCKWSDEVLDVAALPTMLRRAFRVALEPPTGPVFLGLPLDVMLAETEAEPERLGPIPTAGPGDPDAIEAAADALVEADNPVIVVGDHVARAGADAVQAAVDLAEATGARVHGEILSCEVNFPTAHPQWISHVPPDEELASTLLSAGTVLFAGCSTNTTLTRHEEPLVPDRATCLHVSDAVWEVGKNQPADVAVVGDPGQALSAIADRVADGLSDDVREERLEYVDAVSEMVEAQMATMTSDERPDDPRASKAQLVDAMERVAGDAFVVDEGVTSKYAMLTRWSFEPEGYISNKGGGLGYGLPAAVGAALAERDRDEPRDVVGFVGDGSYLYYPHAIYSAARYDLDLTVVVSDNRNYRILKDNTLDLMGGDEDDYAFPGMDFDPPVDLAANAESHGARGNLVETPDEIESALEEALDREGPDVLDVLVHD, encoded by the coding sequence ATGACCGAGACCACGGGCGCCGACCTCTTCGTCGACGCCCTCGAGGGGTACGGCGTCGAGTACGTCTTCGGGAACCCGGGAACGACGGAGTTGCCGGTCGTCGACGCGATCAGCGAGGGCGACCTCGACTATATCCTCGGGCTCCACGAGGACGTCGCGGTCGGCATGGCCGGCGGCTACGCCCAGGCGCGGCGGTATCACGCGCACCACGACCCGAACGTCACGCCGGTCGGCGTGGCGAACCTCCACATCGCGCCCGGCCTCGCTCACGGCCTCGGGAACCTCTACGCGGCGAAGATGGTCGGCGCACCGCTCGTCGTCACGGCGGGCAACCACGGCACGGATTTCCGCCACGAGGAGCCCATCCTCTCGGGCGACCTCGCTGCGATGGCCGACCAGTTCTGCAAGTGGTCCGACGAGGTGCTGGACGTCGCCGCCCTCCCGACGATGCTCCGGCGCGCGTTCCGCGTCGCGCTCGAACCGCCGACGGGACCGGTCTTCCTCGGCCTTCCGCTCGACGTGATGCTCGCCGAAACCGAGGCCGAACCGGAGCGGCTCGGGCCCATCCCGACCGCGGGCCCCGGCGACCCCGACGCGATCGAGGCCGCGGCGGACGCGCTGGTCGAGGCGGACAACCCGGTCATCGTCGTCGGCGACCACGTCGCCCGGGCGGGCGCGGATGCCGTCCAGGCCGCGGTCGACCTCGCGGAGGCGACGGGCGCACGCGTCCACGGCGAGATCCTCTCCTGCGAGGTGAACTTCCCGACCGCGCACCCGCAGTGGATCTCGCACGTGCCGCCTGACGAGGAGCTCGCCTCGACCCTGCTGTCGGCCGGGACGGTCCTGTTCGCGGGCTGTTCGACCAACACCACCCTGACCCGCCACGAGGAACCGCTCGTCCCCGACCGCGCGACCTGCCTGCACGTCAGCGACGCCGTCTGGGAGGTCGGCAAGAACCAGCCCGCCGACGTCGCCGTCGTCGGCGATCCGGGTCAGGCGCTTTCCGCCATCGCCGATCGGGTCGCGGATGGGCTCTCCGACGACGTCCGCGAGGAGCGCCTGGAGTACGTGGACGCCGTTTCAGAGATGGTCGAGGCCCAGATGGCGACGATGACAAGCGACGAACGGCCCGACGATCCCCGGGCGTCGAAGGCCCAGCTAGTCGACGCGATGGAGCGGGTCGCCGGCGACGCGTTCGTCGTCGACGAAGGCGTCACCTCGAAGTACGCGATGCTCACGCGGTGGTCGTTCGAACCGGAAGGGTACATCTCCAACAAGGGCGGCGGCCTGGGATACGGGCTCCCGGCCGCGGTCGGGGCCGCCCTCGCGGAACGAGACCGCGACGAGCCCCGGGACGTCGTCGGCTTCGTCGGCGACGGCTCGTACCTCTACTACCCGCACGCGATCTACAGCGCGGCCCGCTACGACCTCGACCTCACCGTCGTCGTCTCGGACAACCGAAACTACCGCATCCTGAAGGACAACACGCTCGATCTCATGGGCGGCGACGAGGACGACTACGCCTTCCCCGGCATGGACTTCGACCCACCGGTCGACCTCGCCGCCAACGCCGAGAGCCACGGCGCGCGCGGTAACCTGGTCGAGACGCCCGACGAGATCGAATCCGCGCTGGAGGAGGCCCTCGACCGCGAGGGCCCCGACGTGCTCGACGTGCTCGTCCACGATTGA
- a CDS encoding FAD-binding oxidoreductase, whose amino-acid sequence MSHDTSFLSALDLADDQVSVADGRRESHAADWGASQLDEGVLPDAVVYPESTADVSAVLAAATERDVPVTPYAAGTGLEGNAVPAHRGISLDLTRMDAVVAYRPDDFQIDVEPGIIGSAVDDRVARDGLFFPPLPSSGDISTIGGMIATDASGMQTVKYGEIADWVLGLEAVLADGTVIRTGSKAVKTSSGYNLTDVLVGSEGTLAVVTEATLELAGRPAQKRGARAIFETLDAATEAVSDVVQSGVDVARIELVDGLSGMMANEYLGSDLPDAPMVFLEFHANHGVDEEVALCRTIFAEYALDRFETSAGETEMADLWAARRDLAYAVASYDAALDPLHPGDVTVPISAYPEIVHEAKRLADEADLLVPCFGHAGDGNLHYSVLVDRSDPEMVERGEELYAAIVERAIDLGGTATGEHGIGRGKREYLDLEHGSGAVEAMRSIKRALDPTGTLNPGKIFPETVDGGRVRDPTSGE is encoded by the coding sequence ATGAGTCACGACACGTCGTTCCTCTCGGCCCTCGATCTCGCGGACGACCAGGTGTCGGTCGCCGACGGTCGCCGCGAGTCCCACGCGGCGGACTGGGGCGCGTCGCAGCTGGACGAAGGCGTGCTCCCTGACGCTGTCGTCTACCCCGAATCGACGGCCGACGTCTCGGCCGTGCTGGCCGCCGCGACCGAACGCGACGTCCCGGTCACCCCCTACGCCGCCGGAACCGGTCTCGAGGGAAACGCCGTGCCGGCCCACCGCGGCATCAGCCTCGATCTGACGCGGATGGACGCCGTGGTGGCGTATCGCCCGGACGACTTCCAGATCGACGTCGAGCCGGGGATCATCGGCTCGGCGGTCGACGACCGGGTCGCTCGCGACGGACTCTTCTTCCCGCCGTTGCCGTCCTCGGGCGATATCTCGACGATCGGCGGGATGATCGCGACGGACGCGAGCGGCATGCAGACGGTCAAGTACGGCGAGATCGCCGACTGGGTGCTCGGTCTCGAGGCGGTCCTGGCCGACGGGACGGTGATCCGGACCGGATCGAAGGCCGTCAAGACCTCGAGCGGGTACAACCTGACCGACGTACTGGTCGGCAGCGAAGGGACCCTGGCCGTCGTCACGGAGGCGACGCTCGAATTGGCAGGACGTCCCGCCCAGAAGCGCGGCGCCCGCGCCATCTTCGAGACGCTCGACGCCGCCACCGAAGCCGTCTCGGACGTCGTCCAGTCGGGCGTCGACGTCGCCCGCATCGAACTCGTCGACGGCTTGAGCGGGATGATGGCCAACGAGTACCTGGGAAGCGACCTCCCCGACGCGCCGATGGTGTTTCTCGAATTCCACGCCAACCACGGCGTCGACGAGGAGGTGGCGCTCTGCCGGACGATCTTCGCGGAGTACGCCCTCGACCGCTTCGAGACGAGTGCCGGGGAGACCGAGATGGCCGACCTCTGGGCGGCGCGGCGCGACCTCGCCTACGCCGTCGCGAGTTACGACGCTGCCCTCGATCCGCTTCACCCGGGCGACGTGACGGTCCCGATTAGCGCCTACCCCGAGATCGTCCACGAGGCCAAGCGCCTCGCCGACGAGGCGGACCTGCTCGTGCCCTGCTTCGGCCACGCCGGCGACGGCAACCTCCACTACAGCGTTCTCGTCGACCGCTCCGATCCCGAGATGGTCGAACGCGGCGAGGAACTGTACGCCGCGATCGTCGAGCGGGCGATCGATCTGGGCGGGACGGCCACGGGCGAACACGGGATCGGCCGGGGAAAACGCGAGTACCTCGATCTCGAGCACGGGTCGGGCGCGGTCGAGGCTATGCGATCGATCAAGCGCGCCCTGGATCCGACCGGCACGCTGAATCCGGGAAAGATCTTTCCCGAGACCGTCGATGGCGGACGGGTTCGCGATCCGACGAGCGGCGAGTGA